A window of Arcobacter acticola genomic DNA:
TAGAGTTTGTTTATCTTTTGCATAAGAATAATTTTCTGAAAACTTAATATGTGAAGTATTATTTTGTTCTTTTTTTAATATTTGATTGATTTTAATGCCTAATTCACCAAGATGAAAAGGTTTTTTGATATATTCTCTACATCCAAGATTATATGCCTTACTAATATCTTCTATATCTATAAGAGCTGAAATAAATATAGTTGGAATATATATTTTTTGTCTATTTAATTCAGTTAATATTTCAAAACCATCTTTTGTTGGAACATTTATATCAAGAACCAATAAATCATAAGAGTTATTAATTGTATTCAATACTTCTTGTCCATCACAAAAACTTTCAACCATATGTCCTATATTTTTCAAATACTCGCTAATCGCATTATTAAGCATTAGCTCATCTTCAAGCAGTAGTATTTTCATTTATTCTAAACCTATAAGT
This region includes:
- a CDS encoding response regulator transcription factor; protein product: MKILLLEDELMLNNAISEYLKNIGHMVESFCDGQEVLNTINNSYDLLVLDINVPTKDGFEILTELNRQKIYIPTIFISALIDIEDISKAYNLGCREYIKKPFHLGELGIKINQILKKEQNNTSHIKFSENYSYAKDKQTLYFNGEPQNLTKKQLEIIHILALNINMIVDFERFRMDIWDGEIIDNPTIRAEISRLKKALKEDFIKNIRGLGYKIDRYYSV